The Tamandua tetradactyla isolate mTamTet1 chromosome 8, mTamTet1.pri, whole genome shotgun sequence genome includes a window with the following:
- the ARFIP2 gene encoding arfaptin-2 produces MTDGILGKAATMEIPIHGNGEAGQLPEDDGLEQDLQQVMVSGPNLNETSIVSGGYGGSGDGLIPTGSGRHPSHSATPSGTGDEVARGIAGEKFDIVKKWGINTYKCTKQLLSERFGRGSRTVDLELELQIELLRETKRKYESVLQLGRALTAHLYSLLQTQHALGDAFADLSQKSPELQEEFGYNAETQKLLCKNGETLLGAVNFFVSSINTLVTKTMEDTLMTVKQYEAARLEYDAYRTDLEELSLGPRDAGTRGRLESAQATFQAHRDKYEKLRGDVAIKLKFLEENKIKVMHKQLLLFHNAVSAYFAGNQKQLEQTLQQFNIKLRPPGAEKPSWLEEQ; encoded by the exons ATGACGGACGGGATCCTGGGGAAGGCAGCCACCATGGAGATCCCCATCCACGGGAATGGCGAAGCTGGGCAGCTTCCTGAGGATGATGGGCTGGAGCAG GACCTCCAGCAGGTGATGGTGTCAGGACCCAACCTCAATGAAACCAGCATTGTGTCTGGTGGTTATGGGGGCTCTGGTGATGGACTCATCCCTACAG GATCCGGACGCCATCCTTCTCACAGTGCCACTCCCTCTGGCACTGGAGATGAGGTGGCTCGGGGCATCGCTGGAGAGAAGTTTGACATCGTCAAGAAATGGGGCATCAACACATACAAG TGTACAAAGCAGCTGTTATCAGAGCGATTTGGGCGAGGCTCCCGGACTGTGGACCTGGAACTAGAGCTGCAGATTGAGTTGCTGCGTGAGACGAAGCGCAAGTATGAGAGTGTCCTGCAGTTGGGCCGGGCATTGACAGCCCATCTCTACAGCCTGCTGCAGACCCAGCATGCACTGGGGGACGCCTTTGCTGACCTCAGCCAGAAGTCCCCAGAGCTTCAG GAGGAATTTGGCTACAATGCGGAGACGCAGAAGCTGCTGTGCAAGAATGGGGAGACGCTGCTAGGGGCTGTGAACTTCTTTGTCTCTAGCATCAACACGTTGGTCACTAAGACCATGGAAGATACACTCATGACTGTCAAACAGTATGAGGCTGCCAG GCTGGAATATGACGCCTACCGAACAGACTTAGAGGAGCTGAGCCTAGGCCCCCGGGATGCAGGGACACGGGGCAGACTCGAGAGCGCCCAGGCCACTTTCCAGGCCCATCGGGACAAGTACGAGAAGCTGCGGGGAGATGTTGCCATCAAGCTCAAGTTCCTGGAAGAAAACAAG ATCAAGGTGATGCACAAGCAGCTGCTGCTCTTCCACAATGCTGTGTCCGCCTACTTTGCTGGGAACCAGAAACAACTGGAGCAGACCCTGCAGCAGTTCAACATCAAGCTGCGGCCACCAGGAGCTGAGAAACCCTCTTGGCTAGAGGAGCAGTGA
- the TIMM10B gene encoding mitochondrial import inner membrane translocase subunit Tim10 B, which produces MEQQQQQLRNLRDFLLVYNRMTELCFLRCVPSLHHRALDAEEEACLHSCAGKLIHSNHRLMAAYVQLMPALVQRRIADYEATSAVPGVASEQPGVSPSGS; this is translated from the exons ATGgagcagcaacagcagcaactGAGAAAC TTGCGAGATTTCCTGTTGGTCTATAATCGGATGACAGAACTCTGCTTCCTACGCTGCGTGCCCAGCCTGCACCACCGAGCTCTGGACGCCGAGGAG GAGGCCTGTCTGCACAGCTGTGCTGGGAAGCTGATCCATTCCAACCACCGCCTCATGGCTGCTTATGTGCAGCTCATGCCTGCCCTGGTACAGCGCCGCATCGCAGACTACGAGGCTACCTCGGCTGTGCCAGGTGTTGCTTCTGAACAACCGGGAGTCTCCCCATCAGGCAGCTAG